A window of Microbispora hainanensis genomic DNA:
CTTGTCGCCCGGGGTCCAGGACACGAACCGGTACGGTCCCGTTCCGACGGGCTTGGTGTTGAACGCGACCTTGTCCAGGCTCTGGCCCTGCAGCAGACGCCGCGGCACGATGCCCAGCGTGGCGCGCTGCAGGATCGGCGCGTAGGGATGCTTGAGATGGAACACCACCGTGGCCGGATCGGGCGCTTCGACGGACTCGATCGCCGTGTAGTCACCTCGAATGCCGGAGTTGTTCTTCGGGTCCAGCACGGCCTGATAGGTGTAGGCCACGTCATCGCTTGTTAGAGGCGTGCCGTCGTGGAACCGCACGCCCTGGCGGAGGGTGAAGGTCACGGTCGTGCCCTTGACGTCGGGCAACCGTTCGGCCAGCGCCGGCGCCAGCGTGAGATCCGCATTACGCCGGACCAGACCGTCGAACAGTAAGGACCCGCCATCGGGTTCATAGCCGAGCACCGGGTTCAGTGTGTCCGGCTCAGAAGCGAGACCGAGGACGAACGTGTCCCGCGTTCCCGGATTGCTCGACGAGGTGCCAGGTGACGACGGTGCCGCGCAGGAGGCGGACAGGCCGAGGATCGCCACCACGCCGAGCCGGGCGAGGGTGACAAACCGGGCACGGAGGATCTTCATGGGGCGAAGGTAAAGCGCCCAGGCAACTTATTGCAAGTCATTCGCAACTGCGAAAGACTTGCTATGTGCTGGTGGATGACCTGGACGCGGCCGAAGTGCTCAGATGGCAACAACCGATGCACGATCTCTACATCGAATGCTTCTCCGTACCGCCCTGGTCAGAGCCGGAGGAGCGCCTGCGTGCCTTCCCCTCGCGACTCGCGGGCCACGTGGCGCAACCCGGGTTCCGCTCCGCGCTAGCCTCGGAGGACGGCACCTTGCTCGGCGTCTGTTACGGCTGGCCCGCACGCACGACCAGAGACGCCGATCCGCTGATAGAGCAGGTACACGACGCGGTCGGTCCCGCCGCCTTCGCGGAGATGTCGCGCAACGCCTTCGAAGTAGTGGAACTGATGGTCGCCGGAAAAGCGAGAGGCAGTGGCCTCGGCAGGACGCTTCTCCACCGTGTGGCCGGTGGATGCGAACGAGCGTGGCTGCTGACGTTGAAAGACAGCCCGGCCGCTCGTCTCTACCAGCATCTCGGATGGATGTCCAAGGGCGAGTTCGATAGCTCTGCCGGTCACCGCCTCGTCGTCTACGCGCGAGAGAACCACGTCTCCGTGAGCGCATGAGCGGAAATTGGCCGGTACGGCGATGCGGGGACATGCCTTGTACGCCTCTGAGCCCAAGGTCTGCCTTTCTCCTCCGTGC
This region includes:
- a CDS encoding GNAT family N-acetyltransferase, which produces MLVDDLDAAEVLRWQQPMHDLYIECFSVPPWSEPEERLRAFPSRLAGHVAQPGFRSALASEDGTLLGVCYGWPARTTRDADPLIEQVHDAVGPAAFAEMSRNAFEVVELMVAGKARGSGLGRTLLHRVAGGCERAWLLTLKDSPAARLYQHLGWMSKGEFDSSAGHRLVVYARENHVSVSA